The sequence AGCAACCCCAACATTATAAGTTTCTTCAACTTTGACTTTTAACTCATCGAGGTCAAATGCTGTTGGTACTTTATTGACCAACATAAACATTTGGGGAACTTGTAGCTTGCGAGACACCTCTACCGTTACCGCAGTTCCTTGATAATCTTGGCTATCGGGGCGTAGAATCAGCACTAACGTATCAGAAATGGTGATTGAGAGAAGGGTTTCTTCATTCAAGCCAGGATGAGTATCAATTAACAAATAATCTAAATTCAGTTCTTCGGCTAAGGCTTGCAAACCTTCACTTAAATATTCGATATCATAACCTTCTCGTAAAACCCGCGCAATATCTTCTGTACTCGTACTCGAAGGAACTAAATAAAGTTGACCTGTTGAGGAAGTTTTAGCTTGACCCAAAACCCTAGTGACATCATAAGATACTTGTGAAATGGGTAGTTTTCCCCAGACATAATCATTTAAGGAGGTTTGAATATCTTCATCATCAAACCCAAATAAAACATGAATTCCAGGGGACTGAATATCCGTGTCAACAACTGCAACTCGTTTTCCCGATTTCGCAAGAACAGCAGAAAGATTGGCTGTTACATTTGACTTGCCAGTCCCTCCGCGATAAGAGTGAATAGAAACAATGTTGGTCATGAATTTACTCCTTGTCATTAATCAGAATGTCAGTCTTCAAAAATTAATCCTGTTGTTTCGCAACCGCTCAAGAAACCCAATCGTTTCAGAATCAAGGATTGCTCTTACAGCTTCTCCCGATCTGGAAAAAACTTCAATATTCAACATAAACTTGTTCAAATTCAAAACTACTTTCTAAAGGCTTTGAATGGCTCGTTTCTTGTGTTTTTGCTGCGGAAGACAATTGAGGAGAATGAACTTGTTTCATTAAAGCCTCCGTTTGCCGTTCAATCTCTGTTAAGCGTTTGACAATATGTTTTTCTCGGCTTTTCAAGTTCTCTAATTCCTGTTGCAAACGATGTTTTTCCACACTCATTTTATAAATTTCGAGATGAGTGGTTGCCTCCGATTGTTTACGGGGCATACTACTGATCTTAGGATGAATGGAACGTTGATGAGGACGAGAGGACATAGTTCATTAACTCCTTCGCAATATGTCTATTTTGACACTGTCTGGGATCAATGCGTACAGATTCTAGGGGAATCTTGGTTGCATTGCTGGATTCAGATCAGAAAATAACCGATCACAGCAGTTCCGATCGCGTAATAAGCTGTGGGCAGTAGCAACTGCCGAATCAATAAGCCTTCGCAACCAATCATAGCAACTGTTGCAGCAGCAGCAACCACATTGGAGACACAGATCATATTTCCTGCCGAAGCCCCCACGGTTTGTCGAGCAAGGATCACATCAACTGGGAGGTGAGTTTGTTCGGCAACCCCAAACTGAAATCAAGAAAACATGAAATTACTGACTGTAACACTACCCGAGAGAAATCCCCCAAGGCACACCAAGACCACCCTTCGGTAAACAGTGCTGCTGCCTGATCCGCCAGATAAACGGGCATACTAGGAAGATCAAATTCATTGGTTCCCGTACCAATAAAAACTTGCGCCATCGCAACTGCACTGGTTAAAGGAATCACAGCCGATCATCATTGTTGTCCAGCTTCAAACCAGGCTTTTTGAGCAGCGATAGCGGAACAATTGGCATTGCAATTGGTGCGGGTTGTTTGGCAAGGACTAACAGCAATAAGATCGAAAGAATCGGAAGGAGAGCCGAAATGGTGTAGAGCAAGGGAGATCATCAAATGGGTTGATTTTTCTTAGACATGGATTGGGGTGAGAGATAGTTCACCCACCTCTATCTAGAGACACATTACAAATTAATTTACCAAACTTAATATTGATTAACAGACACCTAAAAATAATCTTAAATCGTCTCTGGGGGAATTATGTTAGAGCGGATGCAACGTTACAGTCATTTTTTATTCATCGCGATCGCGCTAGTGACAGCAACCCTGATCAGTCTAAACTTGCCAAGTTCCGCAGAAAATGAAAGCCAAGACTATTTTGTTAAACCGGTTCCCCGCACTAACTTAGTGGTGGTCGAACCCAATTATGGTCGCTTATTCCATGAAGGAGAAACTGAAAGCGAAGCTGTTCGCAACCTGTATGATTCTCTTGATGAACTGCAAGATAATTACAATGTTCGCCAAACCAAGTTAATTGAATTTGAACGCAAAGGAAAAACCGTCCCTAATCTCTATGTTTATGTCGATGCTGCGGATGCCAAACAAGTCTTGGCGAAGACAACCTTAGACAAATCTTCTAGTTAGACTTTCCTTACCACTATGGCTTCTTTACGGGATGTCGTTCAATATTATCGTTCGTTTTGGGGGATCTCCCTCCTCAGTATCGCTGCAGCCAGTGCCTTTGAAATCCTTGATTTAGTCGTTCCTTACGCGATCGGGCAAATTCTTAACGTACTGGCGAAACAGCCCTTAGATGGCGCAATTGAGGGCTTAACAGCGTTTATTTCTCAGTTGTTGAATCTGAGTGCAACCCCCACCTTATCCTTAGCGATTTTGCTAGGGATGATTTTTCTAGCAACTGTCGCGCGATCGCCGCTGCAACCGTGGCTTTCTGAGTGGTTTCAATGGGCGATTCCGTTACGGGCGCGTCAGGAAAATGCTAAAAGTATTTTTGCAAAGATTCTCTCATTACCCCTTGAATTCTACGACGAAAACAACCCAGGTCGGATTGCACGACGGGTAACGCGAGGATTAGCGAATCATACTTGGACTTACCCTGATATTGCGGGACAATTGATTCCGAAATTAGCGCGAGTTGCAGGAATTTTTGTCGCGATCGCGTTGATAGAATGGCGCATCGCGATCGTTTTTGCCATTTCTTTTCTGGGGATTCTCCTCTACAGCATCCGTGATTTACAGAAAATTGTGAAACGGGAAGCGGTTCTCGAAAATTACATGGAGAACACTGATAGTCGCACCTCAGAGATTATCACCAATATTAAAACCGTCAAAGCCTTCGCCACAGAAGGACAGGAGATGGAACGCCAACGCCAACGTCTCCAGAGAGAACTACAAGTGGTTTTGTATCGCATTCATCGCAGTTATGTCCGTCTCAGTACCAAACAGCGTACTGTGGTGCAAAGTAGCTTATTTGCGGTGTTAGTGTTGACGCTGATTCCAACGTTACAGGGGAATATCTCTCTCGGACACTTTGTCACTACCTATACGGTAGCGAGTATGGCGTATGCGGAACTAACTCCAATTAGTAACTTAGCGGAAATGTTTGCCCGTCGCTATGTTTCAATGTTACGGTTTCATGAGTTTGCGAAGATTCCCTCCAGTCCAGAAGCAGCCCGTCTTGACTTAGAATTACCCAGTGAGAATCCTTATCAATTTACGGGGAAAGTCGCCTTTAATCATGTGAGTTTTGGCTATGATCCCCAACGTCCGGTTCTCCAAGATATTAACTTTCAGATTGAACCCTATCAAACCGTTGCGCTGGTGGGGCGATCCGGATCGGGGAAAAGTACCCTTGCGAAGTTGTTATTCCGCTATTTTGAACCGAATCAGGGATCAATTACCATTGATGATATTGACTTGCGGGATTTAGATGTGGCGCGATACCGAAGACGGCTCGCGATCGTGCACCAAGAAGTGGATATCTTCAACGGGACCTTACTGGATAACTTAACTTATGGGAATCCGCAAGCGAGTTTTTCCGAAGTAGAAGCAGCGTGTGAAACCGCCCGTGTGGATGAGTTTTTACCTGAATTGCCTCATGGTTATTTTACCGTCGTTGGAGAAAGAGGCGTTCGCTTATCGGGGGGTCAACGTCAACGGTTAGGGATTGCGCGGGCGTTAGTGGTTGATCCGGATGTGCTGGTGTTTGATGAAGCCACTTCCAGCTTAGATTATGAATCAGAACGATCCATTCAAATGGCAATGCGATCGCTGCTGGGAACTCGCACTTTAATTATTATCGCTCATCGTCTCAGCACTGTCCGCGAAGCCGATCAGATTGTGGTGTTAGATCAAGGAAAAATTTCTGAAATTGGGACTCATGAGGAGTTGCTGTCGGGTGGCGGGTTATATCGTCGTCTCAATGAGTTACAAGCTGATGGTGAATTGATGGTTGATATTAATTAGCGCGATCGTTATTTTTGATTTCCGATAGGGAACAATAACATCCAAGGCTGAGTACATTAGACACACATAGCGGGATGGCATTTCCTCTCGTCACCAAAGGCAAGAGGAAATACCGAAGAAAAAATGAAATTACTCGTCTTCCGCGAAAATATAGCGACGTAAATCCTTGGGATCGGGTTCAGGGCTGCTTTCGGCAAATTCAACCGCTTCCTCAATTTCAGCTTGGACTCGGTTTTCAATCTCAGAAAGTTCTTGTTGCGTGGCTAACTCTTGTTCGATTAAATAACCCCCTAATTTTTTAATGGGATCACGGGCAAACCAAGTATCTTTTTCTTGTTCAGGACGCAACTCATCTGGATCAGCCAGAGAATGACCGCGAAACCGATAGGTCAGGGCTTCGATCAGCGTCGGACCTTCCCCAGCCCGTGCGCGAGCGACAGCTTCTTCCGCTGCTGCATGGACGGCTAACACATCCATACCATCCACTTCCACTCCTTCCATGCCAAATACACTTGCCTTTTTGTAAATTTCAGGTTGAGAGGTAGCGCGATCGTGTGCCATACCAATCGCCCATTTATTATTTTCGACGACAAATAAAATGGGTAAATTCCACAAAGCAGCCATATTCAGGCATTCAAAAAACTGACCATTATTCGTTGCTCCATCCCCAAAAAAACAAGCCGTCACTTGATCCGCATTGGGATCACCTAAGACTTCCCGACGATATTTACTCTGAAACGCGACACCTGTGGCGACGGGAATTCCTTCAGCAACAAACGCATAGCCCCCTAACAAGTGATGGGGCTCGGAAAATAAGTGCATTGAGCCACCGCGTCCTTTACTGCACCCGGTTTCCTTCCCAAACAATTCAGCCATGACTTCTTTCGCTGGAACCCCCGCACTCAGGGCATGAACGTGATCGCGATAGGTACTTGCCACATAATCTTCATCTTGGCGCATCGCTTTAATGACACCAGTAGAAACAGCTTCTTGTCCGTTGTAGAGGTGAACAAAGCCAAACATTTTGCCGCGATAATACATTTCGGCACATTTATCTTCAAATAAGCGTCCGAGGGTCATGTCCTCGTATAAAATTAAGCCTTGTTCACGATTAATTTGTGAGCGTTGCGGTTGAAAAGTGGGTAAACTTCGTTCAGCGACCATAGATTTTTGATAAGTTGAGATGAGTGAACTAGCTATACTTGATCGCGCGATCGCGCTTAAAGTGAGGTTTCCTAGCGACAGAAGGAGCACCCAGTTTCAAAACTTTTGAGTTTGACCTCCTGGTGATAGGCTTTGCCCTGTATGCCACAGGGAAGTTAATTTCCGCAGGAGAGGCGGTGAATAGCAGGATAAAATCAACAATTGTTGCTGGCTTCGCTTGATTTTGAGCGCATTGTCTCTCCTGCAAGACTTGATTTATTTTATCACCACCCTTGAGAATTGATCTATGACTTAATTAGGGTCTGCTGAAAAAGTCACGGATTTAACGAGAACTAATTTGAATTCTTCTTTTAAAGTCACGGTATCATTCATCTTGATAACAATTAAAATCAAGTTGTCAGAACAGAGAATCTTGGACAGATGAGACTAACTCATTGCAGCAAGATTTCTGTCTTTGCTTAAGATTAATGTAACCGCTCAACGCTGGGGAAGTAAACCGTGCGCATTCCGCTCGACTATTATCGGATTATCGGTCTGCCTTTACAAGCAACTGCCGACCAAATTGAGCAGGCTTATCAGGACAGACTCCGCCAAACTTCTCGTTCGGAGTACACTCAAGGAACGCTAACTGCTCGCAAACAACTCATCGACTGGGCGTATGAAGTTTTATCAGACCCCGAACAACGGAGTGAGTATGATGCCAATTATCTACTCACCACTTATGACGTAGAAGGGGAAGAAACGGTTGCTTTACCCCAGATCGAAAGTGAAGAAGAAGCAGTGGTAACCGCCCCTCAAACTCCCAAAATCAATGTCGAAACCCCTCAACAATTGCTCGGAGCCCTATTGATTTTATATGAGCTTGGGGAATATCAGCGAGTCCGAAGTTTGGGTGAGTGGATTTTGTCAAATCCAGATCATGCGCTCATGGCGGAGAAGGAGGAACTCTCCCCAGCAATGCAAGGGGATTTAGTTTTAACGATCGCGCTGTCTTGTTGGGAGTTAGGACGCGAATTATGGCGACAAGAAGAGTATGAAGCTGCAGCAGTCGCCGTACAAGAGGGAAAAAACATTTTGGTCGATTGGGATTTATTTCCGCAATTACGCCAGGAAATGACCAGTGAATTGAATAAACTGTCTCCTTATCGCGTTTTCGAGTTGCTTTCTCAGCGCAATGTTAATCCAGAAGCCGTTCCGAATGGTATCGCCCTGTTAAAGGAAATGTTCACCAAACGAGGGGGAATTGATGGCGAATGCTCTGATGATTCGGGGTTAAATCGGGATGAGTTTTTACATTTTGTGCAACAAATTCGAGAGTATTTAACCGCCCAAGAACAAGAAGAACTATTTGCCCAAGAAGCGCAACGATCTTCGGTGGCGATGTATTTGGCTGCTTGTGCTGGAATGGCAAGGGGATTTGCTTATTTAGAACCTCATTATATTCGTCAAGGAAAACAATTTCTGCAATGCTTAGAACAAGACCATGAACCAGATGAACCCACCAAGGAAAATCAGGCTGATGTCTATTTAGAGGAGTCCATTTGTGCTCTTTTATTAGGGGACACAGAGACGGCCCTGTCTTTAATTGAAAAGAGTCAAGAAACGGACGCGATCGCGCAAATTCAAGCCTATTCCGCTCAAGGGGATGACACCCCAGATCTCCTGCTCGGCTTATGCAACTATGCGGAAGAGTGGTTGGAGTCGGTTTTATTCCCGAAATTCCTCGACCTAGCAGATGAATCGGCATCTCTGAAAGATTATTTTGCCAGTTCTTCCGTACAAGAGACCCTAGAATCGTTTCAAACGGCTGAACCCGAGACAACGAGTCATCGAACTTCAGATTTCTTGACGAGTCCAGACACAGTTGCTTTCCCTTCACAAATCCCAGACGCTGAGGAAATTACGCCACCCCAGCCAGAAACATCCACTGGGAAAAACCGCCGTCACCTGCGTCCGAAACGCCGATCGCGCTTGTCTTCTAAACCCTCACGGATTGCTGCTTTATTGCTGGTGACAGGAGTGGGCTTAGGCGCGATCGCGCTGGTGATTTTTGGAGTGTATCAGGGAGTGAACGCATTGTGGTCAAGGTTTTCTCAAACGCAGCCAACCGCGAACATCGAAAAAAACCCCTTAGCCCTAAAATTAGAAACCCCTCCTGTACCTATTCCCGAGTCTGACTCTGATGAAAACACCACTGATTCTACCTTTCTCAATCGCGATCGCGCTGCACAAATCATTAACAGATGGTTCACTCGAAAACGCCAAGCCCTCGGTTCTGATCATAACGTTGAAGCCCTGAGAGCTATTTTAACCAACCCCTTGCTGTCTCAAGTCCAAAGTCGGGCCCAAACCTTTTCTAATGGGAATTCCTACCAAGAATTTGAACACGAAATTATCAGCATTGACAGTTGGCAACATCCCACCAATAACCCCAACCAAGGTCAAATTACAGCCACTGTGCGCGAAGCAGCGACTTTATACCGTAATGGGGAAGAGATTCCCAATCGTTCTTATGATTCCACCTTAAAAGTGCGATATGATGTAGTGCGCGAAAATAAAGGTTGGCGCATTCAGGCGATTACAGTGATTAGTGACCAGTGACCAGTTATCAACGAACAGAGAACAAAAAACAAATATGACAAAACTTACACCAAATGCCAGTCATAGCCTTGCCATTCAATTATCTTATCCCGTTAATGAGTCTCAGGGAAAACCTGCGATCTTGGCACAAATCACTAATACGATCGCGCAACTGCGAGGGAAAATTGGCGACATTGTGATCGAACAGGAAACGAGGGAAATAATTCAACGCCGTTTGCTGGTTGAGGCTTATAGTGAAGACCATGGAGAAGCGATTGTGGAGGGGTTACGCAGCATTCCCGATCTGAAAATTGTGAGTGTTTCTGATCGGACGATGGCACTCCATGAAGGGGGGAAAATCTCCGTTGAGAGTCGGATTCCCGTCAAATCACAAGCGGATTTAGCCATGGCATATACCCCAGGAGTGGGGAGAGTCTGTCGCGCGATCGCGCAAGATCCAGAAAAAGTCTTTTCTTTAACCATTAAAAGTAATACCGTCGCCGTTGTTACAGATGGGAGTGCGGTTTTAGGCTTAGGAAATTTAGGGGCTGCTGGGGCGTTACCCGTTATGGAAGGAAAAGCCCTGTTATTTAAAGAGTTTGCTGATGTTGATGCGTTTCCTATTTGCTTAGATACACAAGACACGGAAGAAATCATCACGGCGGTCAAACAAATTGCGCCTGTTTTTGGTGGAATTAACTTAGAGGATATTAGCGCCCCCCGTTGCTTTGAAATTGAACAGCGATTGCGAAAAGAGTTAGACATTCCAGTCTTTCATGATGACCAACATGGCACCGCAATTGTCGTGTTAGCAGCCCTAATTAATGCCCTGAAATTAGTAGAAAAACCCCTCTCCGATGTAAAAATTGTGATGAATGGTGCAGGTGCTGCGGGGGTTGCTATTGGGCGTTTATTGAAAGATGCAGGGGCAAAATCGGATCAAATTATTTTATGTGACTCCAAAGGCATTGTTAGCAGCGATCGCGCAAATTTAACCGCACAAAAGCAAGAATTTGCCGTTGCAGAAAGTGGATCGCTGGCTGATGCAATGAAACAAGCCGATATTTTTATTGGCGTGAGCGTGCCTGGTATTGTCACCCCCGAAATGGTAAGCTCAATGCAACCGCATCCCATTATCATGGCGATGTCCAATCCCATTCCAGAAATTCAACCCGAATTAATCGTGGATCAAGTGGCGGTATGTGCAACCGGACGCAGTGATTATCCTAATCAGATTAATAATGTTTTAGCCTTTCCTGGGATTTTTCGCGGAGTGTTGAATTGTCGGGCTTCTGTAATCACTTCTGGGATGTGTTTAGAAGCAGCCAGCGCGATCGCGTCCCTGATTTCTCCCAACGAACTCAATGCTAACTATATCATCCCTTCTGTTTTCGATTCGCGAGTTGTCACCGCCGTTGCTGAAGCCGTAGAAAAAACCGCCCAACAAGAAGGTGTAACCAATGACCAATGACCAATGACTAATGACTAATGACTAATGATTGCTCGTAGAGAACTCGAACAACAAACTAGTAAAGCCTATAAAAAAAGAATAAATGGATTATACGCTTTGAACAAGTCATGGCGTTTATTGCTCTTTTTAACCTAGGTTTAGTTTTTTTTGATATTAGTTACATTCCCCTCCGTAACTTTTATCTCAAAGAATTTAGACTGATTGTACAAGGCTTAAACTATATTCCAAAATCTGACTTTATTGAAAAATATACACCGATTTTACTATCAGCCTATCGGGAAATTCCAAGGTCTTTTTTAGAACAAGCACCGCTTCTCGCGCAAGGATATGATTATGTTAAAGGAATTGAACCACATCCCGAAACCGAACAATATTTACAAACTGTTGAAATTCTAAAGCAACAGGTTACAAAAACTGGATTAGAATCCTATCAATCTCAGCGAATTTTAGAGGATTTACGTCAGCAAAGTCTGCAAATCATCCAAAATAACCCTTTTGAAGTGGCAAATAAAACAGGGACGCTAGAAACGATTAAAGAGAGGATGCGAGAACACCTCAACAGTAATTCTT comes from Halothece sp. PCC 7418 and encodes:
- a CDS encoding IMS domain-containing protein, whose translation is MRIPLDYYRIIGLPLQATADQIEQAYQDRLRQTSRSEYTQGTLTARKQLIDWAYEVLSDPEQRSEYDANYLLTTYDVEGEETVALPQIESEEEAVVTAPQTPKINVETPQQLLGALLILYELGEYQRVRSLGEWILSNPDHALMAEKEELSPAMQGDLVLTIALSCWELGRELWRQEEYEAAAVAVQEGKNILVDWDLFPQLRQEMTSELNKLSPYRVFELLSQRNVNPEAVPNGIALLKEMFTKRGGIDGECSDDSGLNRDEFLHFVQQIREYLTAQEQEELFAQEAQRSSVAMYLAACAGMARGFAYLEPHYIRQGKQFLQCLEQDHEPDEPTKENQADVYLEESICALLLGDTETALSLIEKSQETDAIAQIQAYSAQGDDTPDLLLGLCNYAEEWLESVLFPKFLDLADESASLKDYFASSSVQETLESFQTAEPETTSHRTSDFLTSPDTVAFPSQIPDAEEITPPQPETSTGKNRRHLRPKRRSRLSSKPSRIAALLLVTGVGLGAIALVIFGVYQGVNALWSRFSQTQPTANIEKNPLALKLETPPVPIPESDSDENTTDSTFLNRDRAAQIINRWFTRKRQALGSDHNVEALRAILTNPLLSQVQSRAQTFSNGNSYQEFEHEIISIDSWQHPTNNPNQGQITATVREAATLYRNGEEIPNRSYDSTLKVRYDVVRENKGWRIQAITVISDQ
- a CDS encoding ABC transporter ATP-binding protein → MASLRDVVQYYRSFWGISLLSIAAASAFEILDLVVPYAIGQILNVLAKQPLDGAIEGLTAFISQLLNLSATPTLSLAILLGMIFLATVARSPLQPWLSEWFQWAIPLRARQENAKSIFAKILSLPLEFYDENNPGRIARRVTRGLANHTWTYPDIAGQLIPKLARVAGIFVAIALIEWRIAIVFAISFLGILLYSIRDLQKIVKREAVLENYMENTDSRTSEIITNIKTVKAFATEGQEMERQRQRLQRELQVVLYRIHRSYVRLSTKQRTVVQSSLFAVLVLTLIPTLQGNISLGHFVTTYTVASMAYAELTPISNLAEMFARRYVSMLRFHEFAKIPSSPEAARLDLELPSENPYQFTGKVAFNHVSFGYDPQRPVLQDINFQIEPYQTVALVGRSGSGKSTLAKLLFRYFEPNQGSITIDDIDLRDLDVARYRRRLAIVHQEVDIFNGTLLDNLTYGNPQASFSEVEAACETARVDEFLPELPHGYFTVVGERGVRLSGGQRQRLGIARALVVDPDVLVFDEATSSLDYESERSIQMAMRSLLGTRTLIIIAHRLSTVREADQIVVLDQGKISEIGTHEELLSGGGLYRRLNELQADGELMVDIN
- a CDS encoding NAD-dependent malic enzyme, with protein sequence MTKLTPNASHSLAIQLSYPVNESQGKPAILAQITNTIAQLRGKIGDIVIEQETREIIQRRLLVEAYSEDHGEAIVEGLRSIPDLKIVSVSDRTMALHEGGKISVESRIPVKSQADLAMAYTPGVGRVCRAIAQDPEKVFSLTIKSNTVAVVTDGSAVLGLGNLGAAGALPVMEGKALLFKEFADVDAFPICLDTQDTEEIITAVKQIAPVFGGINLEDISAPRCFEIEQRLRKELDIPVFHDDQHGTAIVVLAALINALKLVEKPLSDVKIVMNGAGAAGVAIGRLLKDAGAKSDQIILCDSKGIVSSDRANLTAQKQEFAVAESGSLADAMKQADIFIGVSVPGIVTPEMVSSMQPHPIIMAMSNPIPEIQPELIVDQVAVCATGRSDYPNQINNVLAFPGIFRGVLNCRASVITSGMCLEAASAIASLISPNELNANYIIPSVFDSRVVTAVAEAVEKTAQQEGVTNDQ
- a CDS encoding L-lactate permease; translation: MILARQTVGASAGNMICVSNVVAAAATVAMIGCEGLLIRQLLLPTAYYAIGTAVIGYFLI
- the pdhA gene encoding pyruvate dehydrogenase (acetyl-transferring) E1 component subunit alpha, whose protein sequence is MVAERSLPTFQPQRSQINREQGLILYEDMTLGRLFEDKCAEMYYRGKMFGFVHLYNGQEAVSTGVIKAMRQDEDYVASTYRDHVHALSAGVPAKEVMAELFGKETGCSKGRGGSMHLFSEPHHLLGGYAFVAEGIPVATGVAFQSKYRREVLGDPNADQVTACFFGDGATNNGQFFECLNMAALWNLPILFVVENNKWAIGMAHDRATSQPEIYKKASVFGMEGVEVDGMDVLAVHAAAEEAVARARAGEGPTLIEALTYRFRGHSLADPDELRPEQEKDTWFARDPIKKLGGYLIEQELATQQELSEIENRVQAEIEEAVEFAESSPEPDPKDLRRYIFAEDE
- a CDS encoding MinD/ParA family protein; its protein translation is MTNIVSIHSYRGGTGKSNVTANLSAVLAKSGKRVAVVDTDIQSPGIHVLFGFDDEDIQTSLNDYVWGKLPISQVSYDVTRVLGQAKTSSTGQLYLVPSSTSTEDIARVLREGYDIEYLSEGLQALAEELNLDYLLIDTHPGLNEETLLSITISDTLVLILRPDSQDYQGTAVTVEVSRKLQVPQMFMLVNKVPTAFDLDELKVKVEETYNVGVAGLLPHSDEMMMLASSGLFTVQYPDHELNQVFESVARQIL